One genomic segment of Helianthus annuus cultivar XRQ/B chromosome 14, HanXRQr2.0-SUNRISE, whole genome shotgun sequence includes these proteins:
- the LOC110907541 gene encoding basic transcription factor 3 — translation MNVEKLKKMVGAVRTGGKGSVRRKKKADHRTNTTDDKRLQTTLKGIGVNSIPSIEEVKIFKDDIVIHFLNPKVQAVVAANTWVVSGSPQTKKLEDFFPGILDQLGSNAL, via the coding sequence ATGAACGTAGAAAAGCTAAAGAAGATGGTCGGTGCTGTTCGCACCGGTGGGAAGGGTAGCGTTAGAAGAAAGAAGAAAGCGGATCATAGAACAAACACAACAGACGACAAAAGGCTGCAAACCACTTTAAAAGGAATAGGAGTAAATTCAATACCATCAATTGAGGAAGTTAAAATCTTTAAAGATGATATTGTTATTCATTTCTTGAACCCAAAAGTTCAAGCTGTTGTTGCTGCCAATACTTGGGTCGTTAGCGGCTCTCCGCAAACAAAAAAATTGGAAGATTTTTTCCCGGGCATTTTGGATCAGTTGGGCTCCAATGCTTTGTAA